Part of the Sodalinema gerasimenkoae IPPAS B-353 genome is shown below.
TCCTACTCCCGGCTCGTTTGCCGGGAATGGAGTTGTTGGGCATTGCCCCAAATTGGCTGTTAGTTTGGGTGGTGACCTGGAGTATTAAACGCTCTATGTGGGAAGGGGCTGTGGCAGGGGTGGCTCTGGGACTCTTACAAGATGGCATGAGTGCAGCGGTTCCAACTCATGCCATTAGTTTAGGGATTGTGGGAATCCTGACGGCTCGTCTACAACGGGAACGGGTGGTTCAGGATGATATTATCTCGGTCTTATTGATTGTTTTTGCGATGACGGTGGTGGGCGAGACGGTTCGCGCCATGCAGTTTAGTCTCTATGGTTGGCGTTTGCCAGATGGGGCCGCGTTTTGGAGTTTCGAGGAAATTTGGCGCTACTACCAGCAGGTTGCTCTCGGCTCGGCTGTGTTAAATAGTTTATGGTCGCCGGTGATTTACTATCCCCTGACGTTGCTTTGGGAGCCTCGGTTTAAGTAGGGGAGAGGGAATAGGGAATAGGGAATAGGGAACAGGGAACAGGGAATAGGGAATAGGGAATAGGGAATAGGGAATAGGGAACAGGGAACAGGGAACAGGCAGTAGGCAGCAGGCAGTATGGGGAAGAAGGCAGTAGGCAGCAGGCAGTAGGGGGAAGAAGGTAGTAGGCAGTAGGGGGGGTCTTGCCTATTGCCTATTGCCTATTGCCTTCTCAACTTTTGCCATAAATGCGATCGCCGAGGCTGCGCTTGGGTCAGCAATTAGGGACAATGGGGAAGGAGAACGCTTACCCAGCAACTTTCATGCTCAAATATGCTTATTTCCCTGGCTGTGTGGCCCAGGGGGCCTGTCGTGAATTGTATGATTCTACGGCGGCATTGACGCAAGCCCTCGACATTGAACTGATTGAACTCAAACGGGCCGCCTGTTGCGGTTCGGGAACCTTTAAGGAAGAATCGGCCCTCCTCGAAGATACGGTGAATGCTCGCAACATTGCCCTGGCCGAAGAACTCAACCTTCCTTTGCTGACCCATTGCAGTACCTGTCAGGGGGTGATTGGGCGGGTGGATGAACGCTTAAAAACCGCTCAGACCGATCGCCCCGAGTATGTTGAGCAAATCAATGCTCTCCTCAGTCAAGACCACTGTTCCCCCTACAAAGGGGCGACGGAGGTTAAACATCTCCTCTGGGCGATCGTGGGAGACTATGGCCTTGAGGAATTGCACAAGCGGGTGACTCACAAACTCAGTGGTCTCAAATGTGCGGCTTTCTATGGCTGCTATATCCTCCGCGCTCAGAGTCATCTCCCCTATGATGACCCCCATAACCCTCAGTCGATGGAAAATGTCTTTCGCACCCTCGGCGCCACCCCAATTGAGTATGGTGGACGCACTCAATGCTGTGGTTGGCCCCTCTCTAGTTACGCCACAGAACAGTCTTTTCAGATGGCGGGAACCCATTTACAAGCAGCCCTTGACGCAGGGGCAGATTGTATGGTAACGCCTTGCCCACTCTGTCATCTCAATCTGGACTCCCGACAGCCGGATGTTGAAACCGTCATGGGGCGGAAATTTGGCTTACCGGTGCTGCATTTGCCCCAACTGATCGCCCTGGCTCTGGGAATTGATCCCAAGGTCCTTGGATTAGATCGCCATATGGTCTCAACCCGTTCTGTTTTGACGAAATTGGGACTGTAAATCTCTCGGAAGTCTTATGGGTTAAGGGCTGTAACCGTTTCTCTGTGGACTTCCGAAATGTCAACTTTGTTAAAGTTTTGCTGCATTTTGTCATCGTAGTCCGAGTGACACGATAG
Proteins encoded:
- a CDS encoding CoB--CoM heterodisulfide reductase iron-sulfur subunit B family protein codes for the protein MLKYAYFPGCVAQGACRELYDSTAALTQALDIELIELKRAACCGSGTFKEESALLEDTVNARNIALAEELNLPLLTHCSTCQGVIGRVDERLKTAQTDRPEYVEQINALLSQDHCSPYKGATEVKHLLWAIVGDYGLEELHKRVTHKLSGLKCAAFYGCYILRAQSHLPYDDPHNPQSMENVFRTLGATPIEYGGRTQCCGWPLSSYATEQSFQMAGTHLQAALDAGADCMVTPCPLCHLNLDSRQPDVETVMGRKFGLPVLHLPQLIALALGIDPKVLGLDRHMVSTRSVLTKLGL
- the mreD gene encoding rod shape-determining protein MreD encodes the protein MQPDLRPVRATGLTPPPPVGWQALRQRLLSWTLTVLSVLPCLLLLPARLPGMELLGIAPNWLLVWVVTWSIKRSMWEGAVAGVALGLLQDGMSAAVPTHAISLGIVGILTARLQRERVVQDDIISVLLIVFAMTVVGETVRAMQFSLYGWRLPDGAAFWSFEEIWRYYQQVALGSAVLNSLWSPVIYYPLTLLWEPRFK